One part of the Treponema sp. OMZ 787 genome encodes these proteins:
- the coaD gene encoding pantetheine-phosphate adenylyltransferase: MVKAVFAGSFDPPTFGHLNVIERAQKIFTEVHVVIAVNNNKNYLFSGEERKNMMEELTQKWDNVFVNTWNSLIVNYAEKIGANVLIRGVRNVSDFSYEFDLAVMNKGLNQKIETVFMVPDTKYFVLRSSSIKELAAFKGNLSGMVPPIVEKALNEKMDRI; this comes from the coding sequence ATGGTAAAAGCTGTTTTTGCAGGGTCATTTGATCCGCCCACCTTCGGGCATTTAAACGTAATTGAAAGAGCTCAAAAGATATTCACCGAGGTGCATGTAGTAATCGCCGTAAATAATAACAAAAACTACTTGTTTTCGGGCGAAGAGCGTAAAAATATGATGGAAGAACTTACCCAAAAATGGGATAATGTTTTTGTAAATACTTGGAATTCGCTGATAGTAAATTATGCCGAAAAAATCGGGGCAAATGTTTTAATCCGCGGAGTGCGGAACGTTTCCGATTTTTCCTACGAATTCGATCTTGCCGTGATGAATAAGGGCTTAAATCAAAAGATAGAAACCGTTTTTATGGTTCCCGACACAAAGTACTTTGTATTGCGTTCAAGCTCCATAAAGGAATTGGCAGCCTTCAAGGGCAACCTTTCCGGGATGGTTCCTCCCATAGTCGAAAAGGCCTTAAACGAAAAAATGGATAGAATTTAA
- a CDS encoding type II toxin-antitoxin system Phd/YefM family antitoxin produces the protein MDTITYSDLRRNLKAYMDKVYNDYEPLIVSRKNSENVVLLPVREYNSLIETDYLLKNEANADHLLKSIEQHRAGKIQNR, from the coding sequence ATGGACACGATTACATATTCGGATTTACGCCGCAATCTAAAAGCATATATGGACAAAGTTTATAATGACTATGAACCATTGATAGTATCAAGGAAAAATTCGGAAAATGTGGTTCTTTTGCCGGTACGTGAGTATAACAGCCTTATTGAAACCGATTATTTGCTTAAAAATGAAGCGAATGCGGATCATTTACTAAAATCAATTGAACAGCATAGAGCTGGGAAAATACAAAACCGCTAG
- a CDS encoding ribonuclease catalytic domain-containing protein, giving the protein MNTNAIVLYKNRPALIKGQTDGKFEIETENGIKKVREKDFSLLAENNSASLKTVLAAACPAPDFMEAAEFFEEGAALFSEIAELVWEDLKPEQMWAAWLLVSASPLFIAESPDLPIKIRTKEEAEAIAAAAIKKETEKQAEEQERKDFINDLSKFIKEKKGETFDLKKYSHFLQEIEALALEKTDKSKLLNEAHLKETPESAHKILIRTGYWKIEKNPYPTRFKHPLNSPKLDLPPIEHNEKYEDLTHLTAYAIDNEGSTDPDDAVCFDGEHLWIHIANPADIITPDSKSDMDARKRGATLYIPEGVSRMLGESAVDAFALGLHPDSYALSFKLKLNEAAEILDVDILRTKIRVSCISFEKADEEKTSASLKPLFEIAEKNRKKREAAGAVSIDMPEVQIKVETENETQKVFINPYNFTESFLMIKEMMLLAGEAAARFAFKNNIPFQFVSQEAPELPKKLPDGLAGEYRKRKAMRPRNVGTIPAMHSALGIAMYSQITSPLRRYGDLVAHQQLLKFIDGKEVMKTDDLLMRIAAGDIAGKNCSYAERASRQHWTLIYLLQNPDWQGEAVILETIKNTARISIPSIGYETEMRLKKELSINERINVKAEDIDIPNLAVRFVQV; this is encoded by the coding sequence ATGAATACAAATGCAATCGTCCTATATAAAAACCGTCCGGCACTAATAAAAGGACAGACCGACGGTAAATTTGAAATAGAAACGGAAAACGGAATCAAAAAGGTGCGCGAAAAAGATTTTTCTCTCTTAGCCGAAAATAACTCCGCATCATTAAAAACAGTTTTGGCAGCTGCCTGCCCTGCGCCGGATTTTATGGAAGCTGCCGAGTTTTTTGAAGAAGGCGCTGCCCTCTTTTCGGAAATAGCCGAACTGGTTTGGGAAGATCTAAAACCCGAACAAATGTGGGCTGCATGGCTTTTGGTATCAGCCTCTCCTCTTTTTATTGCAGAAAGCCCTGACCTTCCGATTAAGATAAGAACAAAGGAAGAAGCCGAAGCAATCGCCGCTGCTGCAATAAAAAAAGAAACCGAAAAACAAGCGGAAGAGCAAGAAAGAAAAGACTTTATAAACGATTTATCTAAATTTATAAAAGAAAAAAAAGGAGAAACTTTCGACTTAAAAAAATATTCTCACTTTTTGCAGGAAATAGAAGCCCTCGCCTTGGAAAAAACCGACAAGTCCAAACTCTTAAATGAGGCTCACTTAAAAGAAACTCCGGAATCGGCTCATAAGATTTTAATCCGGACAGGCTATTGGAAGATCGAAAAAAATCCTTACCCCACCCGCTTTAAGCATCCTTTAAATTCTCCAAAGCTGGACCTGCCTCCTATCGAGCATAACGAAAAATACGAAGACCTCACACATCTTACAGCCTATGCAATCGACAATGAAGGCAGCACCGATCCCGACGATGCCGTCTGCTTTGACGGAGAACACTTATGGATTCATATTGCGAACCCGGCCGACATAATTACCCCCGATTCCAAAAGCGATATGGATGCAAGAAAACGGGGAGCCACCCTCTACATTCCTGAAGGAGTGTCCCGAATGTTGGGAGAATCGGCAGTAGATGCCTTTGCCCTCGGTCTCCACCCCGATTCCTATGCCCTGTCGTTTAAACTAAAATTAAACGAGGCGGCGGAAATTCTCGACGTAGATATTTTGCGTACCAAGATAAGGGTGAGCTGTATAAGTTTTGAAAAGGCTGATGAAGAAAAGACGAGTGCAAGCCTAAAGCCTCTTTTTGAAATAGCGGAAAAAAACAGAAAAAAACGGGAAGCGGCCGGAGCAGTTTCGATAGACATGCCCGAAGTTCAAATAAAGGTAGAAACCGAAAATGAAACTCAAAAAGTTTTTATAAACCCCTATAATTTTACCGAATCTTTTTTGATGATAAAGGAAATGATGCTCCTTGCAGGAGAGGCAGCTGCCCGCTTTGCCTTTAAAAACAATATTCCGTTTCAGTTTGTAAGTCAGGAAGCTCCCGAACTTCCTAAAAAACTACCCGATGGCCTTGCAGGAGAATACAGAAAACGAAAGGCGATGCGGCCGAGAAATGTCGGCACAATTCCTGCAATGCACTCGGCTCTCGGAATTGCAATGTATAGCCAAATTACAAGCCCTCTCCGCCGCTACGGCGACTTGGTTGCCCACCAACAGCTTTTAAAATTTATCGATGGAAAAGAGGTGATGAAAACCGATGACCTTCTTATGCGTATAGCGGCAGGAGACATTGCAGGCAAAAATTGTTCTTATGCCGAAAGAGCATCCCGCCAACACTGGACATTGATCTATCTTTTACAAAATCCTGACTGGCAGGGAGAAGCCGTAATCCTCGAAACAATAAAAAACACGGCACGCATTTCAATTCCGTCTATCGGCTATGAAACCGAGATGAGATTAAAAAAAGAATTATCGATTAACGAGCGCATAAATGTAAAAGCGGAGGATATAGATATTCCGAATCTGGCTGTAAGATTTGTGCAAGTGTAA
- a CDS encoding NAD(P)H-hydrate dehydratase, with the protein MQNVFYSLRELDKRAEEDFNLKNGILMENAARGSAEKIKNLFPLKKGEAKKTLQILCGSGDNGGDGLALARILADDFNLHVVLLKEPKSELCKLQHERLKALNIKTAKNILPESDFLFDAFLGTGLKGFLKDEDKKTIEKINKVKAFKIACDIPSGLNLDGEASPDAVVCNSTFSMGALKEAFYSDEAKDITGKIEVIDLGLPRSSYEQNERPDVFLLEKEDLKLPSRKKQNTHKGTFGHAGIIMGEKSGASLLAASAALEFGSGLVTLIGGNPERPKNLKADFMYDRKSEACKSGINKFTSLAIGQGLGRKNDELFSILKIKENRSMPMVLDADIFYYNELKEILPKLSSAVLTPHPKEFSSLLNIANLGNLSIEEIQKKRFPLALTFSKKFPKLVLVLKGANTLIAHNGKIFINTLGSPALSKAGSGDVLTGLICSLLAQGYSPLDAAITGSLAHSLASQNTKASYSLTASKLIKNLEKLEGEQLEENKIIGSGKIK; encoded by the coding sequence GTGCAAAATGTTTTTTATTCTTTAAGAGAATTGGATAAAAGAGCCGAAGAAGATTTTAATTTAAAAAACGGAATCTTAATGGAAAATGCCGCCCGCGGTTCCGCAGAAAAAATTAAAAATCTTTTTCCCCTAAAAAAAGGAGAAGCAAAAAAAACTTTACAAATTCTTTGCGGTTCAGGCGACAACGGCGGGGACGGTTTAGCCCTTGCAAGAATCTTGGCAGATGATTTTAATCTTCATGTTGTACTTTTAAAAGAACCTAAGTCGGAACTGTGTAAGCTCCAACACGAAAGATTAAAAGCCTTGAATATTAAAACAGCAAAAAACATCTTGCCCGAATCGGATTTTCTTTTTGATGCATTTTTAGGAACAGGCTTAAAAGGATTTTTAAAAGACGAAGATAAAAAAACAATAGAAAAGATAAATAAGGTCAAGGCTTTTAAGATTGCCTGCGATATACCGAGCGGCTTAAACCTTGACGGAGAAGCAAGTCCCGATGCTGTTGTATGTAACAGTACATTTTCGATGGGAGCCTTAAAGGAAGCCTTTTACTCCGATGAGGCAAAGGATATTACGGGAAAAATCGAAGTGATAGACCTTGGCCTCCCCCGCTCCTCCTACGAGCAAAACGAAAGGCCCGATGTTTTTTTACTCGAAAAAGAAGACTTAAAGCTCCCTTCAAGGAAAAAACAAAACACCCATAAGGGAACTTTTGGGCATGCAGGAATAATTATGGGAGAAAAAAGCGGAGCCTCTCTTTTGGCTGCCTCTGCCGCCTTGGAGTTCGGCTCAGGCCTTGTAACATTGATAGGGGGAAATCCGGAAAGGCCTAAAAACCTAAAGGCCGATTTTATGTATGACAGAAAATCTGAAGCCTGCAAATCAGGCATAAATAAATTTACAAGCCTAGCCATAGGTCAAGGCCTTGGAAGAAAAAACGACGAGCTTTTTTCTATTCTAAAAATAAAGGAAAACCGATCAATGCCTATGGTGCTCGATGCAGACATTTTTTATTATAACGAATTAAAAGAAATTTTACCCAAATTAAGCTCGGCAGTTTTAACTCCTCACCCAAAAGAATTTTCCTCACTTTTAAATATCGCAAATCTTGGAAATTTAAGCATTGAAGAAATACAAAAAAAACGCTTTCCCTTAGCCTTAACTTTTTCAAAAAAATTCCCTAAACTTGTCCTCGTATTAAAGGGGGCTAATACCTTAATCGCTCATAACGGAAAAATATTTATCAACACGCTGGGCTCTCCGGCTCTTTCAAAGGCGGGCTCGGGCGATGTGCTCACAGGTCTTATATGTTCCCTCTTAGCCCAAGGGTACAGCCCCCTCGATGCCGCAATTACCGGAAGTCTCGCCCACAGCCTTGCTTCTCAAAATACAAAAGCAAGCTACAGCTTAACGGCAAGCAAGCTCATCAAAAATTTGGAAAAATTGGAAGGTGAGCAATTAGAAGAAAACAAAATAATCGGATCAGGTAAAATAAAATGA